tttatatttttacctCTGTATTTCTTATTACTTATAGTTTTACatctatttttttattatttctatttttacctCTGTATTTTTACCTCTTATATTTTTATctctattttttattatttatatttttacctCTATTTTTAAATTATCTATATTTTTACCTCGATTTTTTTTATTACTTACATTTTTACatccatttttttattatttatatttttacctCTATTTTACCTTTTATATCTTACTATCCCTCAAAAACCCGGATTTAACCCCTCCAAAACCCGGATTTAACCCCTCAAAACCCGGTTTTAACCCTTCCTTTTCCTCCCCCGGGTAGAAACAAACCAGCGAGGCGAGCTTACAGAAGCTGATGAGCAACCTGGACTGCAACAGCGACAACGAGGTGGATTTCCAGGAGTACGTGACCTTCCTGGCCTGCATGGCCATGATGTGCAACGAATTCTTCCAGGACCTGCCGGACAAGATGCCCCGCAGGAAGTGAGGGCAGGGCCCGCCACGGCCCCGGGGCCGTCCCGATGTGATCCCGATGTCATTTCAATAAATCTCGATTTAAATGAAGGGGTTTTGTTCCCCCCGGGGGTATctatggctgggctgggggaaggggggggtgaTGCTGGGTTGGTTTtggttctggttctggttctggttctggcTCTGGTTCTGGCTCTGGTTCTGATTCTGGTTCTGGCTGGGGGAAGCTGGGGGTGATGCCAGgctggttctggttctggttctgATTTTGGCCCTGGATTTGGTTCGAATTCTGGTTCTGGCTCTGATTCTGGTTCTGGTTCAGCCCGGTGTGGATTCTGCATCCCCAAGGCCTCAGGAATCTCCCTACACGGGCCGCTCCCAGGCTGGTTCTGGCTCTGATTTTGGCTCTGATTCTGGCTCTGGTTTTAATTCTGactggttctggttctggttctggttctggttctggttctggttctggttctggttctggttctggtttTGGTTCTGATTCTGGCTGTTTCTGGTTCTGATCCTGTCtctggccctggctctggttcTGGCTGtttctggttctggttctggttctgATTCTGCCTCTGGTTCTGGCTCTGCTTCTGGTTCGGCCCAGAGTTGATGCTGCACCTCCGAGGCCTCGAGAACACCCCTGGGGCTGTTCCCAGgctggttctggttctggttctggttctggttctggttctggttctggttctggttctggttctggttctggttctggttctggttctggttctgCCTGAGTTGGGGCAAGCTGGGAGCAATGCCAGGTTGGTTCTGACTCTGACTCTGGCTCTGGCTCTGGTTCTGGTTATGattctggttctggttctggttctggttctggcTCTGCTCGGGTTGGATCCTGCACCCCCGAACcgtcggggacccccccggggccgCTCCCCGGCAGCCGCATCGGGGCTGactcagcccggcccggccgctcctCCCGGAGCCGCTCCCGTCCCGCAGGGCTGCGGGAACAGCTCCGAGCTGGGATTGGGCCGGTTCGGTGTCAGATCTGAGCTGGGATTGAGCCGGTTCGGGCTCTGTCCCTCACCCACCGCCCCGCGCATGTCGCGATTGTCGCCTCCCCATCCCCGGTGCTCCCGGATTTCTGCCGCGTTCCTGCCCGGGGTGCGGCCGTGCGGAGCCGCCGCTTCCCGGTGCTCCGGGCCAAGCCCATCCCGCTTCCTCCCTCGGTGCCCTTTCCCCTCCCTTGGTCGCGCTGCTGCTCTAGATGTGGCCGTGCCCCTTCCAGATGTGGCCGTGCCCCTTCCAGATGTGCCACACGCCCCTTCCAGATGTGCCACACGCCCCCTCCACCGCCTTCAGTGATGCCACaaaggggcaggaggagaggaaacagcctcGGGCTGGGGTCATGGGCTGGAATTTCCTCCTGGAAAAGGCATTGgaagggatgcccagggtgggttgGAGTGGCCGCCTCTGAGGAACACCTGGATGTTGGTCTGGGTGGGCAGGTGGGGGTCGGGCACACCTGGGTGGTGATCTTGGAGCTTTTCCGACCTCTGGGATTCtaaaatttaggggaaaaaaattttCTCCATCCCGTCAGAGTCGGTGAACCTCCAGAGAATGGGGCTGAACCCCCAGGCAGGtgagagggaccccaaaatcccaaacctcaCCTGTGGCCATCCCCCAGAGAATGGAGGTGAACTGCCTCTGCACCCCCGGGCAGGTGAGagggaatcccaaaatcccagagctCACCTGTGGCTATCTGAAGGTGGAATGATGCTGCCCACAGGGATTCAACCTGGATTCATCCCCCCTGTCAGGGATCCACCCCGAATCCATCACCCTCATGGGAATCCACCCTAAATCCATCCCCGTGTCAAGGATCCACCCTGAATTCATCCCCCTCACTGGGATCCCTCCTAGATCAATCCCCCTCATGGGAATCCATCCTAAATTCATCCCCATGTCAGGGATCCACCCTGAATCACTCACCTGTCCTTGTCCCTTCCTCTCCCCCTGGCACTCACctgtcctcatccctgtccccatggcactcacctgtccccatggcactcacctgtcctcatccctgtccccatggcgctcacctgtccttgtccctgtccccatggcactcacctgtccccatggcactCACCTGTcctcgtccctgtccccatggcccagcCACACCCTCTGCCATCCCCAGGCCTGTCTGAACccgtgtccctgccgtgtccccgtgtccctgctgtgtcacccgtgtgtgtccccgtgtccctctgcccagcccaCGGGCGTCCCCTTCCCGTAGAGGACGTGCCcgtccccatcccaaaccccgtCCCTTTGTCTCCCTCTTTTGCAATTTTGGGTTTTTCTGGCAGCAGTTTCTGGGATGAGGAGCCTGGCGGGAGGTGTTTCACCACCGCTGTCATCGTCACTTCCCAAAATCTCCGTGACCACACGGGGTGGAGGCTCCTCACCACCCCCCTCCAGACATTTGGGGTTCTGCAGCTCAttctgggaatactgggaacactgggagtacTGGGAATACTGGCAATACCGGGAATACTCTGGGGGCTTACCTGGGAGGGCCCCAAATCTGGTGGAGAGCTGGGAGTGGATCACTCAACCAATGCCCTGGGTTGTCCTCACGCAGCAATTCCAGCTGCTGGGAAGTGCCACCTCCCAGGACCTGCTGGAAGAGTTCCACCCAGCAGGATTGTCCCCCTGGATCCAGGGAAATGTCCCTGGTAGAGTTCCACCCAGCAGGATTGTCCCCTGGATCCAGAGAAATGTCCTCGTGGAGTGGCGGGATGTGAATTGGGAAGTGGGAAGTGAATTTTCAAAGCCTGACAGAATGAAATTAAAGTTTTTCAAacgcctctcagttgccccatctgtgAGTCAGAAAAGGGCTTAATCCAACTCCTGTCCAGCAGCCAAATTCACCAAAAACATCGGTGACAAACCACCTGGGTAAAACCAGCATCATCCCACTGGAGACCCCCACCCAGGGAAGTTCCTCCTCCATCAAACACTTGTGGAACGTTCCAGAACACACCATCGCTGACCCCTGTTGCAATTTTTGGCGTTTCCTTGTTTTTGCCTGACGAGTTTGGGGCTTCCCCTCCCTGGATAACAGTTCCTGGATGGGGTGAGGAGCCCGAAATCCTCACCTGGGCGTGCTCCATGCCTTACACAACTCCTGGAGCTCCTGGCAGCTCCGGGAGGGTATAAAAGGTGCCATCCCCAGCTTGGCACCACcaatcctccttctcctccctctgcagagcccagacCTCCTCCGAG
The DNA window shown above is from Melospiza melodia melodia isolate bMelMel2 chromosome 25, bMelMel2.pri, whole genome shotgun sequence and carries:
- the LOC134429346 gene encoding protein S100-A4-like is translated as MACPLEQALAVVVATFHKYSGNEGDKYKLNKAELKELLTKELPSFSKQTSEASLQKLMSNLDCNSDNEVDFQEYVTFLACMAMMCNEFFQDLPDKMPRRK